ttatccctaaattggatacattcaaatttttaattcataactttaattgtgatgtttttgctctgtccgaaacttggctttcttcgcgagatgatctctctttccacgattttaatattatacgtttgaaccgtgatgatagatacggaggggtgctattggggatcagtaagtgccactcattttttcgaattgaccttccacctattggagagattgaagctgttgcttgtcatgcaaacatcagaggaaaagacctctgtattgtcagcttgtattggcctccgagagctgcggttagccgcaagcaacttgttgacatgtgctcactccttcctgagccacgattgatcttgggagacttcaattctcacggaactgcctggggggaacagtacgacgacaatcgttcactgttgatatatgatctttgtaacagcttcaatatgacacttttgaacactggggaaacaacacgtgtacctaaacctcctgctaacccaagtgctcttgacctctcgctttgctcgaattcactatcgttagattgcaagtggaatgtaatccaggaccccaacggtagtgatcacttgccaatcaaaatttccatcaccattgggtcgaatttttctgaatctataaacatggcatatgacctcacaagacacattgactggaaaaaatatgcggacgcgattgctctagccatcaattccagagatggtttacctccattggaggagtataacttcctttctcgtttgatctatgacagcgcggttcgcgctcaaacgaaacccatcccaggctccactattcgtcgaaggcctcccaatccatggtgggatagccaatgttccaagctttatcaggataaatcgaacgcattcaaagcttttcggaaacgtggaacccctgaaaattttcagacgtatttggaccttgaaaatcaatttaaaaacttgatcaaagggaaaaaacgtgcttattggcgaaatttcgtgggaggtttgtcacgagaaacgtcaatgaaaaaattatggaaagtggctcgaaacatgagaaatcgctcttcatccaatgaaagcgaggaatattcacatcgatggattttgaattttgcacggaaggtttgtcctgattccgctcctgtgcaaaaaattgttcgagatataccacaagataggtgcgatcttgattccgagttttcgatggtagaattctctcttgctctgctttcatgtaacaattctgctccgggatcggatagaattaagttcaacttgctgaaaaacctccctgatgtggcgaaacatcgcttgttgaatttattcaatcggtttctggagaataatattgttccagatgattggagacaagtacgagttatagctattcaaaaacccggaaaacccgcgtccgacttcaattcgtaccgcccaatagcaatgctgtcttgtatacggaaattgttggagaaaatgatcttgtttcgccttgatcgatgggttgaaacgaatggcctactctcagatacacaatatgggttccgcaggggcaaggggacgaatgattgtcttgcgttgctttcttcagaaattcaaatggcttacgccggaaaaaaacaaatggcttcagtattcttggacataaagggggcctttgattctgtttcaatagaggttttgacagacaaattacactctcggggtctgccgcctctattgaataatatgttatataacttgctttgtgagaagcatttgaacttttctcacggagattcggcagtaagtcgggtctcttacatgggcctcccccagggctcatgtttaagcccccttttgtacaacttctatgtaagcgacatcgacaattgccttacacaaaattgcagcctaagacaacttgcagatgatggagtggtctctgtcgtaggatcaacagaatccgacctacaagaacccttacaagatactttgaacaatttttcaacctgggccattgggctagggatcgaattctccacggagaaaacagagatggtggttttttctaggaagcatagaccagcaaaaccaaagcttcaacttttgggtaaaccgatcactcatgctatgtcattcaagtatcttggggtctggttcgactccaaatgtacttggggggcccatattaggtatctgagtaaaaaatgccaacaaagaataaattttctccgtacaattaccggcacctggtggggagcccatcccgaagatcttataatgttgtatagaacaactattctctcagtgatggagtatggcagtttctgttttcaatcagctgccaaaacacacttaattaaactcgagcgaattcagtatctttgtctccgtattgcgttgggatgtatgccctcaacgcataccatgagtctcgaggttttggcaggcctactcccactaaaagatcgcttcaatttattatctcttcggttcttcatccggtgtaaggtcatgaacctattggtgatcggaaattttgagcggctgatcgagctaaattttcactccggattcatgagttcatatcatgaattcatctccatgcaggttgattcttcttcgtatattcccaaccgtgtttgtttccctgactacatcaattcctctgtgcattttgatctgtccatgaagcaagatatccatggatattcagattaccaacgatcgaggatcgctccaacgatcttcgatgaaaaatataggggtatcaattgtgataatatgtactttactgatgggtccactataaatgagtccacaggatttggagtgttcaacgaattttttagcacctcacacagtcttcagaatccttgctcagtgtatattgctgaattggcagcaattcattgggcgctggacagcgtcgcctcacgacctgttgaacactattacattgtaacggatagtcttagctctgtcgaagctatccgttcagtgaggccggaaaagcactcgccgtacttccttgagagaatacgaaaaattttgagtgctttatccagacgctgttatgtcattacctttgtgtgggtcccttctcattgctcaattccgggtaatgagagggctgactcattagcaaaggtaggtgcgattgaaggcgatatttatcagcgtcaaatcgccttcaatgaattttactctttagtccgtaaaaataccatcgctaactggcaacgcaaatggaacgaagatgaattgggccggtggcttcactcgattatccctaaggttagcctcaaaccatggttcaaaagtctggacttgagtcgggactttattcgcaccttctcccgactcatgtccaatcactgttcgttagacgcgctactctttcgtttcaatctggctggcagcaatatctgcgtttgtggccgaggttaccacgacatcgaacacgttgtttggtcgtgtgaggtgtatcttgttgccagatcgaatttagagaactcccttcgggctagaggaaggcagcccaatgtgccggtgagagatgtgttggctcggttagaccttgattacatgtcccaaatatatgttttccttaaatctatcgatgttcgtgtgtgattatccttatatccttataccctccatttcttcctttgtgagtaattggtccgcttgctataaacagaagaatgaaatgtaaattcacaactgatgtacgaatagatttaagaattgagtgtgtgtgattatcaacattgtaataatttccttataccccatccttttcctgagaaaatgtcacccttttaatctcgagtccaccacgagtaatcgctttcccacattactaaccatagatttaagaaaattgttcatatatatagttttaaaaatatatttaagatttcggctcctttaaacttatgtaactgagcctgtaaaaataaacgaatttaaaaaaaaaaaaaaattggtccaTGTTGAACACAAGAGTAAAATCATCTAAGACGTTGCTGATATCTGCTTATCGGGCGTAATTATCTACCTCTTGGAACCACCTCCGGATTTTATACTCCGTAATACAAGTTCGCTGCCTAGAAAGTGCACCTGAAATTCATCGCTTGATGTCGGGATTGTGTTTTAGGAAACCACTTGTATCCAGGAATACCCCTCTTAAATGGGTTCTTCCTTTTAACGGTAGGCAGAAAATATGCCACGGATATCTTCAAAAGTTTCTTGTCAATCGGAAACCTGGCTCTGGATGCCTCGGTAACCCACTGGACGATGCTTTTTCCTCTTCCTTCCGTAAAACTGAGTGGTTTCCAGGGCGTTACACGTTGCCATTCAATTTCAGTTGTGTGCGGAGAGTACATCCCGGGATTCCTTGATATTTTGCTGCTCGGCGTTCTGAAATACCTTTTCTTGTCATCTCCATGGCCAAAACAAGCTGCTGATAggaataacgcatatttttcttCTCGGAGTCATCTTTGTTTGAGAATTGCTTAACATATCATTTTACAGTTCACGGTaaagatgtgccatccgctcattagctgttccgaagaatcgactctttgaagtgagttgacgcggaacagctcgcaaaaaaaatcaaacagctcttcagctcactttgatgatgatgaaggagagaaaagagctgtagaattgaagagagtgtgtgagctgtaagattcaaatgaactgaccgtctctcgctcttcgtgttaagacatcagtttagtttcatttgtccctcgtcttttcaactgttatattcgcgttgacgacattgagctttgtttaccagtttagggggcgccaaaaataataattggctctcaggcagaatgaacacgtttttaaaattcaaattattaatgaaaattaacttctgtgtatcaaatgagtattctatttcaatgaaaaacactttgtttgcaggcggtgcaaaaatctcataagatttttttttttttgaagaaaactttctattgtaatgtaaagcctcagtaaaaatgtcggaaatgttgtactcgccgagtctgttgtaaataatagtctggaatacgtgtttcaagtaattaataatatggtgtgaaaaatttcatttgaattttaacattttcaaactggcttcgtggctatcgagtttgggatccaaattgaaagtcggcactgacaactgagctgaagagctgttcataaagaacagctcatttagatgagctgatatgatcagagctgttcatcatgatgagctgatttgcacacctctagttcacggtgaaataattttcagaatgccttgggacattcgaacgtgaacatgaacggggaaatattttgacgtctatattcaccactgttttatcgttcacgttcaccgaagtcggtgaactatggtgagttcaccaacatctcgattccacggtggaaattcagaatcgttgtgaaatattgaactGATCCACTTTTATCGATgtgaattgtgtttaaacatgtttttcaactagaaaatgatCCTTCCCATCGTTTCAAGATattttcctcgcgttttatttatggactgatgaattattaacaaaaaagtgtttgtccgcgttcacgttcacgggaactctaaacctactttaatgtgacatcagccttagtTTGATACTGggattgaaactgaacaaaaacgaattcgctattagcgTCGATGCTAATGGCGCGTTTACATCAGAGATATCTACAGCTATTCACtagaaaatagatgtaaacgggtgaaaACATATATGATACgcttcttcgaggtatatataactactatgaatagaataaattcaggcatatgtaaacgctgtgcacccgtggccgagtggttagcgtcataactaacatgccgggtgttcgggttcgattcccgttctggtcgggggaatttttcgtcaaagaaatttcctccgacttgcactgtgatcacgcgtattctagagcttgccactcagaatgcattcaaggcgtgttatttggcatagaaatcttaactaagtactaataaaaatgacgcaagtaatactacgttgagacggcgaagttcctctaggaacgttagtgccattgaagaagaagaagaagaagaagatatgtaaacgctggtgaatttctcactggtgagaaatgaCTGAAGTTATAGGCAGTTCTaattcaggtgaataaattcaccgaaaatataatatattcattatataaattCGCCCATTCGCAAACCAACCGtaaaaggaacaaaaaaaatatttccactgATGTCGGATttgtttttagtatttttttctgcatcAATCTTTTTTTCGGGGAATTATCGGGTGATaacaaagacaaacaaaaacaatctaACAATTCAACAGTATTaatcctttgcggtcggaattaatttcccttgtgAGTGATCCTCTTATCattccacgctaataatattttaaCTGTATCCGATTTACCAATCAATCTCAAGTATTGcaaacatatttatttatttaaaatgcCAGTTTTTTCCGCGTGCTTTTTATGCCATTTACACAATTTCTGCTTTTTACTCTGTGGATACTTACGTTGCGCTCATTTAAATCAATTAATGAAGAGTCCTAAGATTGAAGCGATGGCCGTTCACTTCACGCGTAACCGGGTGACTTTGGAGACCCCCAGGAATCTAAGATTGGGAACGAGATGGGCGTTATTTCGTTCTAATAAGATTGATAGAAAATGCGGTAATTATATCACCAAAGTGTATTAAATTATTCTTGTAGTTTTAATTtgtgttgtgttaaaaatgctATATCAAACATGGCTTCTTGGTGCAACAACTCGTGAACTTCGTATTTGAGGGACTCCTCATATGCATACAGTATACTGGTGTCGTAAAGAAGCATTTTACAGTGAGCAAGCGCCAAGATACAATTCTTCAATCGTGAAATCACCTCCCGATCTTGCTTTGAAACCGTTTCTTCTAAATTTTGGGAGAATCCGCCGCTTTCTATTACAGAACATAACATTAGTCAAAACAATATAGCTTCCATAGCTTGAGCAGAGAAATCTTACCTTCACCTTCGGTGTTTACGATTGGCGAAATCCAGATGAAGCCATTATTGCCTAGGATAACGGATGCGCCACATGGCAAATTATGGAAGTGTGTTTTTCTTCGCTTAACCAACGATGGAAATACTTTCACCAGTATTCCTTGTCCCAGTTTGCCATACTTCAAACTTCTCGTGTGTAGCGAGAGTACTCCATCCGAGTGTACATTTT
The Toxorhynchites rutilus septentrionalis strain SRP chromosome 2, ASM2978413v1, whole genome shotgun sequence genome window above contains:
- the LOC129771147 gene encoding exosome complex component RRP4, which codes for MASNVMIRLASDRVNLMLLSGDSNPRLFTPGEVITSQQGFMRGHGTYMEDEDIKSSVAGVMVQVNKLITVKALKGRYVGEIGDVVVARVTDVQQKRWKVDTNSRLDSILLLSSVNLPGGELRRRGVEDEQQMRKYLQEGDLISAEVQNVHSDGVLSLHTRSLKYGKLGQGILVKVFPSLVKRRKTHFHNLPCGASVILGNNGFIWISPIVNTEGEESGGFSQNLEETVSKQDREVISRLKNCILALAHCKMLLYDTSILYAYEESLKYEVHELLHQEAMFDIAFLTQHKLKLQE